In Planctomycetota bacterium, the following proteins share a genomic window:
- a CDS encoding efflux transporter outer membrane subunit → MPAAAANPILLVATVAACTVTAGCRLGPDPVRPELKFDLTTTFAGSTLSEVDGETAAVDPRWWRRFGDNEIDRLVDRSIGGNFDLRAALARARQARAAREVARGDRLPSAGLNASATGQRIGDAGFFPGVGGAGGGAPVPGGGGGGGDDFIEFYDLSLDVSWQTDLFGRLARLEQAAAFDESAARLDALALAHTLVARTIQGRVAVATLQTRVRLAEENVESLKQTLEVVDGRYSAGVGDPVELRLARENVASAEATVHPLQAELAAERYALDVLTGIPPQRIDGNVAELTALPSLPPPPVGLPAALLDRRPDLLASDFRARAAKARVGASIAAMFPDLTLSASAGSTSDMLDDLLDDGNFVYSIVGRLAQPIFQGGSLRAGVRQSRAGVDEAVASYAGLVLVAMREVSEALVRERGARNEAEALTRALAEAEAAESLARERYGRGVGDLLLIFEAERRRRAAEERLALARQLVWNARINLHLALGGDWDLPETGEPMLDDASTNDPS, encoded by the coding sequence GTGCCTGCCGCTGCTGCCAACCCGATTCTGCTCGTGGCGACAGTGGCGGCTTGTACGGTCACGGCCGGGTGTCGCCTGGGACCCGATCCTGTCCGCCCAGAACTCAAGTTTGACCTGACGACGACCTTCGCCGGCTCAACGTTGTCCGAAGTCGACGGCGAGACCGCCGCCGTCGATCCGCGGTGGTGGCGGCGGTTTGGCGACAACGAAATCGACCGGCTTGTCGACCGCTCGATCGGTGGAAACTTCGACCTTCGCGCCGCGCTCGCCCGCGCGCGACAAGCCCGCGCCGCCCGCGAGGTCGCCCGCGGCGATCGTCTGCCAAGCGCCGGGCTCAATGCCTCCGCGACCGGTCAACGCATCGGCGACGCCGGCTTCTTCCCCGGCGTGGGCGGCGCAGGTGGAGGCGCTCCCGTCCCCGGCGGCGGTGGGGGCGGTGGGGACGACTTCATCGAGTTCTACGATCTGAGCCTCGACGTCTCCTGGCAGACCGACCTCTTCGGCCGGCTCGCACGATTGGAACAGGCCGCCGCGTTCGATGAGTCGGCCGCGCGGCTCGACGCGCTCGCCTTGGCCCACACGCTCGTCGCCCGCACGATCCAAGGCCGCGTCGCCGTCGCCACCTTGCAAACCCGCGTCCGCCTCGCCGAGGAAAACGTCGAATCGCTCAAACAAACGCTCGAAGTCGTCGACGGCCGCTACTCGGCAGGCGTGGGCGATCCGGTGGAACTGCGCCTGGCCAGGGAAAACGTCGCCAGTGCTGAAGCCACGGTTCACCCGCTGCAGGCCGAGCTTGCGGCCGAGCGGTACGCACTCGACGTCCTGACCGGCATCCCGCCGCAGCGGATCGACGGCAACGTCGCCGAACTCACCGCTTTGCCGAGCCTCCCGCCACCACCGGTCGGCCTGCCGGCTGCGCTGCTCGACCGCCGACCCGATCTGCTCGCCAGTGACTTCCGCGCCCGCGCCGCCAAGGCTCGCGTGGGTGCCTCGATCGCCGCGATGTTCCCGGACCTCACGCTGAGCGCGAGTGCCGGCTCGACGAGTGACATGCTCGACGACCTGCTGGACGACGGGAACTTCGTCTATTCCATCGTCGGCCGACTCGCGCAGCCGATCTTCCAGGGCGGCAGCCTGCGTGCCGGCGTTCGGCAGAGCAGGGCCGGCGTGGACGAAGCAGTCGCAAGCTACGCGGGGCTCGTGCTGGTGGCGATGCGCGAGGTCAGCGAAGCCCTCGTCCGCGAGCGAGGCGCACGCAACGAAGCCGAAGCCCTCACCCGCGCGCTGGCCGAAGCCGAAGCCGCCGAGTCACTCGCGCGGGAGCGGTACGGCCGAGGCGTGGGTGATCTGCTGCTCATCTTCGAAGCCGAGCGCCGGCGTCGGGCGGCCGAGGAGCGATTGGCCCTGGCTCGCCAGCTCGTCTGGAACGCACGGATCAATCTTCACCTCGCCCTCGGCGGCGACTGGGACTTGCCCGAGACCGGCGAGCCGATGCTCGATGACGCTTCCACCAACGATCCGTCCTGA
- a CDS encoding HlyD family efflux transporter periplasmic adaptor subunit, which translates to MTRVADQEPALTEHERDDTSSDPMADVIEAAPAPSPVEVDGDDSPAKVEYEAGPADDDEGSKAAGVVLQLLSAVVVLAVGTGVTWFLISQKTAPAKLPAVTSAPVVDVLIAEVGPVTMSVRGFGRVAAASELAVVPQVGGRVISVHPQLRPGGVLPAESVVFEIDPTDYELAVEQAEADLERANAAVTRLDARRRSAVAEVARRETSLETMQAEAEVSRAEFERLNPGQTVPPLVAREPQLRENESLLEAARAAVDEVDAQAIELQASVRQAAASLRQANVSLDRTKVKLPAETGSWRVASESVDTGQTVVAGQSVASLYATSSLEVPVPLEDDQLGFIAVPGATATVDAGGTTVRGKAVRTGGEVDDATQLVEVIVALDEPSAAFVPGRFVEVSLDGEALDGIARLPRRSIERTEAGTFRVRLADDEGLLRFRQVDVVRRVGDAAFVRGLSSGDRVITTPLEVATDGMPISVRDGEQEPNEGEEPSASLRHPEQSEAEPRDLAADASGTGMRSGEVLRLAALAQDDGVPVMSGGDAS; encoded by the coding sequence ATGACCCGAGTTGCCGACCAAGAACCAGCACTCACCGAGCACGAGCGCGACGACACGTCGAGCGATCCGATGGCCGACGTGATCGAGGCCGCGCCTGCGCCATCTCCGGTCGAGGTCGATGGTGACGACTCACCGGCGAAGGTGGAATACGAAGCAGGTCCGGCCGACGACGACGAGGGCTCCAAGGCGGCGGGCGTGGTGTTGCAGTTGCTCTCGGCCGTCGTCGTGCTCGCCGTGGGCACGGGCGTGACGTGGTTCCTCATCAGCCAGAAGACCGCACCGGCAAAGCTGCCGGCCGTGACGTCGGCACCCGTCGTCGACGTGCTCATCGCTGAAGTCGGCCCGGTGACGATGAGCGTCCGTGGCTTCGGACGCGTGGCTGCCGCAAGCGAGCTGGCCGTCGTGCCGCAGGTCGGCGGTCGCGTGATCTCGGTCCACCCGCAGCTTCGACCGGGTGGCGTTTTACCGGCAGAATCCGTTGTTTTCGAGATCGATCCGACCGATTACGAGCTCGCCGTCGAGCAGGCCGAGGCCGACCTAGAACGTGCCAACGCGGCGGTCACGAGGCTCGATGCCCGCCGTCGCTCGGCCGTGGCGGAGGTGGCGCGGCGTGAGACGTCGCTCGAGACGATGCAGGCCGAGGCCGAGGTGTCGCGTGCCGAGTTCGAGCGACTCAACCCCGGCCAGACCGTCCCGCCGCTGGTCGCACGCGAGCCGCAGCTCCGCGAGAACGAGTCGCTGCTCGAAGCCGCGCGTGCGGCCGTCGACGAGGTCGACGCACAGGCGATCGAGCTGCAGGCATCGGTCCGCCAGGCCGCGGCGTCACTGCGGCAGGCGAACGTCTCGCTCGACCGAACAAAGGTGAAGCTGCCGGCCGAGACTGGCTCGTGGCGCGTCGCGAGCGAGAGCGTCGATACCGGCCAGACCGTCGTCGCCGGGCAGTCGGTCGCGTCGCTCTACGCGACGTCGTCGCTCGAAGTGCCGGTACCGCTGGAGGATGATCAGCTCGGCTTCATCGCCGTGCCCGGCGCGACCGCAACCGTCGACGCCGGCGGCACGACCGTCCGCGGCAAAGCCGTCCGCACGGGTGGCGAAGTCGACGACGCGACGCAGCTCGTGGAAGTAATCGTCGCACTCGACGAGCCGAGTGCCGCCTTCGTTCCCGGGCGATTCGTCGAAGTCTCCCTCGACGGCGAAGCGCTCGATGGCATCGCCCGGCTCCCGCGACGATCAATCGAACGCACCGAGGCCGGCACGTTCCGCGTGCGGCTGGCAGACGACGAAGGCCTGCTCCGGTTTCGTCAGGTCGACGTCGTCCGCCGCGTCGGCGACGCCGCCTTCGTCCGCGGCCTCTCGTCGGGCGATCGCGTGATCACGACGCCCCTCGAAGTCGCGACCGACGGCATGCCGATCTCGGTCCGCGATGGCGAGCAGGAGCCGAACGAAGGCGAAGAGCCGAGCGCCTCGCTCCGTCATCCCGAGCAGAGCGAAGCGGAGCCGAGGGACCTCGCAGCGGACGCAAGCGGCACTGGGATGCGTTCTGGCGAGGTCCTTCGACTCGCTGCGCTCGCTCAGGATGACGGAGTGCCTGTGATGAGCGGAGGTGACGCGTCATGA